A single genomic interval of Nostoc commune NIES-4072 harbors:
- a CDS encoding ankyrin repeat domain-containing protein yields MKISSLFILTSLSALAILSPPKITLSQSNRTPICQYLVYGQWAEIKKLLEVSTNPNESCKFGNQVIILLHTAINQGDVSLVKSLIAKGADIKAKDSDGNTALHFVGGSLELAKLFIDRGVDVNSKNNLNGTPLHNQYGKLSKEVAELFIAKGANVNLKSDDQFIPLHLTASHGKLEVGQLLLDKGADINARTNQNFTPLHYAINRPDFVKLLIDRGAKLNIINDRGLGAIHEPGLQKGVLQLLLAKGGNANLRSADGKTPLHCHVITPELVKILIAKGANVNAKDNLGRTPLHYAIKEPGKLLVAKGANINATDNSGKTPLHTAVIGENLDLVEFLLMKKARVNMRDKEGKTPLQLALTKGDSRMIQLLKRYGGKV; encoded by the coding sequence ATGAAAATTTCATCGCTTTTTATTCTGACCTCACTCTCAGCTTTGGCAATTTTATCTCCACCTAAAATTACTTTATCTCAATCAAATCGTACACCGATATGTCAATATCTTGTATACGGACAGTGGGCTGAAATTAAAAAGCTTTTAGAAGTTAGTACTAATCCGAATGAATCGTGCAAGTTTGGAAATCAGGTAATTATTTTACTGCATACTGCCATTAATCAAGGTGATGTCAGTTTAGTAAAATCATTAATTGCTAAAGGTGCTGACATTAAAGCCAAAGACTCTGATGGGAACACAGCATTACACTTTGTGGGTGGTTCATTAGAATTAGCCAAGCTATTTATTGATCGGGGTGTGGATGTTAATTCTAAGAATAATTTGAATGGCACACCTTTACACAATCAGTATGGTAAACTATCTAAAGAGGTTGCAGAATTATTCATTGCTAAAGGTGCAAATGTTAATCTTAAAAGCGATGATCAATTCATCCCTTTACATCTGACAGCAAGCCACGGCAAGTTAGAAGTAGGGCAACTTTTACTCGATAAAGGTGCAGATATTAACGCCAGAACAAATCAAAATTTTACACCGCTACATTATGCGATCAATCGCCCAGATTTTGTTAAATTACTAATTGACCGTGGTGCTAAATTAAATATTATTAACGATAGAGGTCTAGGGGCAATCCATGAACCAGGCTTGCAGAAAGGAGTATTACAATTACTCCTAGCTAAGGGAGGAAATGCGAATTTAAGAAGTGCCGATGGAAAAACACCACTGCATTGTCACGTTATAACTCCAGAGTTGGTGAAAATTCTCATCGCTAAGGGGGCAAATGTGAACGCGAAAGATAATTTAGGCAGAACACCCTTACACTACGCGATAAAAGAGCCAGGAAAACTTTTGGTAGCCAAAGGTGCAAATATTAATGCTACGGATAATTCCGGTAAAACTCCTTTGCATACTGCGGTCATTGGAGAAAATCTGGATCTTGTCGAGTTTTTGCTGATGAAAAAAGCTAGAGTCAATATGCGAGATAAAGAGGGCAAAACCCCATTACAGCTAGCTTTAACAAAAGGCGATAGTAGGATGATTCAACTGCTGAAACGCTATGGTGGTAAAGTTTGA
- the rsmH gene encoding 16S rRNA (cytosine(1402)-N(4))-methyltransferase RsmH codes for MKSDSETLLNLEGSPFSHIPVLGREVIEGLAVRPSGHYLDVTVGGGGHSRLILEASGDVRVTAVDQDEDALAAARKELAEFSDRIQFIHCNFADYEFPPNTFDGILADLGVSSYHLDQAERGFSFRQAANLDMRMDRGRSLTAADVINNWDEAELADIFFKYGEERLSRRIARRIVERRPLHTTTELADAIASSVPPKYRYGRIHPATRVFQALRIVVNDELKSLETFLDKAPNALVPGGRIAIISFHSLEDRPVKHGLRNSPLLKVLTKKPIIAQEEEIGKNPRSRSAKLRIAEKK; via the coding sequence ATGAAATCAGATTCGGAAACGCTGCTTAATTTAGAAGGATCTCCTTTTTCCCATATTCCCGTGTTGGGTCGGGAGGTAATTGAGGGTTTGGCGGTGCGTCCAAGCGGACATTATTTAGATGTAACGGTAGGCGGTGGTGGTCATAGTCGCTTGATTTTAGAAGCTTCTGGAGATGTACGGGTAACGGCAGTTGACCAAGATGAAGATGCTTTAGCAGCAGCAAGGAAAGAATTAGCTGAGTTTAGCGATCGCATACAATTTATCCATTGCAATTTTGCTGACTACGAATTTCCCCCCAACACTTTCGATGGTATTTTAGCCGATTTGGGGGTAAGTTCTTACCATTTAGATCAAGCAGAACGAGGTTTCAGCTTTCGCCAAGCTGCAAATTTAGATATGCGAATGGATCGAGGGCGATCGCTAACTGCTGCTGATGTGATTAATAATTGGGATGAAGCAGAATTAGCTGATATTTTCTTTAAATACGGTGAGGAGAGATTATCGCGGCGCATTGCTCGTCGGATTGTAGAACGGCGGCCGTTGCACACGACAACAGAATTGGCTGATGCGATCGCTTCTTCAGTTCCCCCGAAATACCGTTATGGGAGAATTCACCCCGCTACCCGTGTTTTTCAAGCTCTGCGAATTGTCGTCAACGATGAGTTAAAATCCCTAGAAACCTTTTTGGATAAAGCCCCAAATGCCCTTGTCCCTGGCGGCAGAATTGCAATTATCAGTTTTCATAGTTTAGAAGACCGTCCGGTGAAACATGGTTTAAGAAATTCACCTTTATTAAAGGTCTTGACAAAAAAACCTATTATTGCTCAAGAAGAGGAGATTGGGAAAAATCCGCGATCGCGATCGGCCAAACTGAGGATAGCAGAGAAAAAGTAG
- a CDS encoding MotA/TolQ/ExbB proton channel family protein → MEISNLFTAGGIVMWPLLAFSLLGVALIIERIIFWVRINNRQNKVVREVLQLYRLDNVVSALDKLQKNSDLPIARIFLAALELEEPTPEEFRLALESEAQAEIPLLKRSQNIFETIIGLAPLLGLLGTVLGLINSFASLNIGDVGGTKTAGVTSGISEALVSTASGLVVAIFTLLFANTFRGLYQRQIAWIQEYGGQLELLYRRRYERGDNNLQFKINPK, encoded by the coding sequence ATGGAAATTAGTAATCTGTTTACAGCAGGTGGCATAGTCATGTGGCCTCTGCTAGCGTTCTCTTTGTTAGGGGTGGCGCTGATTATCGAACGGATCATTTTTTGGGTAAGGATAAATAATCGGCAAAACAAGGTAGTGCGAGAGGTGCTACAGCTTTATCGCCTTGATAATGTAGTTAGTGCTTTAGATAAATTGCAGAAAAATTCTGATTTACCCATTGCTCGGATTTTTTTAGCAGCTTTAGAATTGGAGGAGCCGACACCAGAGGAATTTCGTTTGGCATTAGAAAGTGAAGCACAAGCCGAAATCCCCTTACTCAAGCGATCTCAAAATATTTTTGAGACAATTATTGGTCTTGCGCCCCTGTTGGGACTTCTCGGCACTGTTTTAGGATTAATTAACTCCTTTGCCTCTTTAAATATCGGAGATGTGGGAGGTACTAAAACAGCAGGTGTAACATCTGGAATTAGTGAAGCTTTAGTATCTACAGCATCAGGGTTGGTAGTGGCAATCTTTACACTATTATTTGCCAACACCTTCCGGGGACTCTACCAGCGCCAGATTGCCTGGATTCAAGAATATGGTGGACAGTTAGAATTACTCTACCGCCGTCGCTACGAAAGAGGAGATAACAATTTACAATTCAAAATAAATCCAAAATAG
- a CDS encoding glycogen debranching protein produces the protein MTIWVNEQIDPSGMIHACIATCNESQAKDCHDSFENNLTETQKAAGWVARLRTVNSWDEVPVNSLKLN, from the coding sequence ATGACTATTTGGGTAAATGAGCAAATTGATCCGTCTGGGATGATTCATGCCTGTATTGCCACTTGTAATGAATCTCAAGCCAAAGATTGTCATGATTCATTTGAGAATAATTTGACCGAGACGCAAAAGGCAGCAGGTTGGGTAGCGCGATTGCGGACAGTTAATTCTTGGGATGAAGTGCCAGTGAATTCTTTAAAACTCAATTAA
- a CDS encoding methylmalonic aciduria and homocystinuria type D protein, translating into MNYPKVYTSEQSCPINLVGETGQAVQISIHAPSQYICANCERILPDWKRQPFLRVVIVLQQSRYQLVEKTAEVETEKERLREKFMRFGCDLAFNLRDRGYLTDLIDPRTGYPLLSHPGAIPHDDTAVVKALLNYPVIKNQCRVLVHPDWGAAVYPSILISEAPPVVIEWVTKSLAAMHGWREIDY; encoded by the coding sequence GTGAACTATCCCAAGGTTTACACTTCGGAGCAAAGCTGTCCTATTAATTTAGTTGGCGAAACAGGACAAGCGGTTCAAATTTCAATTCATGCTCCCAGTCAATATATCTGTGCCAACTGCGAACGGATATTACCAGATTGGAAACGGCAACCATTTTTACGAGTAGTGATTGTCTTACAGCAATCACGTTATCAACTAGTCGAAAAGACAGCAGAAGTAGAGACAGAGAAAGAACGCTTGCGAGAAAAGTTTATGAGATTTGGCTGCGATTTGGCATTTAATCTGCGCGATCGCGGCTATCTTACTGACCTAATCGACCCTCGTACAGGCTATCCTTTACTGTCTCATCCCGGAGCAATTCCTCACGATGACACAGCAGTTGTCAAAGCTTTGCTTAACTATCCAGTGATTAAAAATCAATGCCGTGTCCTAGTGCATCCCGATTGGGGTGCAGCAGTTTATCCTAGCATTTTGATATCAGAAGCTCCCCCAGTTGTGATCGAATGGGTTACAAAAAGTTTAGCAGCCATGCATGGGTGGAGAGAAATTGATTATTAG